The DNA window TCCACATGGGTGCGTAGCGCATCCGGCTTGCGTAGCAAGGTGACGACCTCGAGCGAGGCCGGGTTGCGGGTGGACAGATTGCGCTTGAGCCAGGACAGCGTGAGACCGGAGTCGATGATGTCCTCGACGATCAGCACATTGCGGCCCGCGATGTCCTTGTCCAGATCCTTCATGATGCGCACCACGCCCGAGGACGAGGTGGACGAACCATAGGAGGAAACGGCCATGAACTCCATCTGAGTGGGAATCGGCAGCGCCTTCGCCAAATCGGTCATGAAGAAGATCGCGCCCTTGAGCACGCCGACCAGCAACAGATCACCCTCGGGGGCGCCGACCGGATAACGCTTGGCAATGAGCTCGGCCAGCTCCAGCGTCTTGGCCGCAATCTCTTCCTCGGTGATCAACACCGACGCGATATCGCCCTCGTACACGTCAGTTGGTTTCCCTTCCCTAGTGTCGATCCCGATCCGGCCGCCATACCCATCGACAAAAGCATTATGTGTCATCAGCCGGTGCGCGGACGCAAAGTCAGCCTGCCATGTTCGCGCGCCGCGACCAACCTGCTGCCCGGGCCTCCGCCGCCGACGGCGACGCCGCCCTGGCCGCGCCATGCGGTAACCAGTTCGTCGACCGCCTGTAAATGCTTGTTGGTCAGTGCTTTAGCACCACCGGCGAGCAGCCAGGCACGGATCGCGCGTCGACGCAAGGCCGCGGGGGCAGTGGCGAGTGTCTCGATCGAGAGGGTTGGGCCATTACTCGCCGCGCCATCGGTGTGGCTCGTCGCATCCGCACGCGTTCTCGCGCTCGTCTGGTCAGTACTCGCCGCGCGCAACAGTTCGTCGGCGAGCACGTCCAGTACCGCACCATCGGCACGCAACTGCTCGGCGGTACGCGCCAGCGCCCCGGCAACCCCACCGCCGAGCACGTCCTCCAGCAATGGCAGCACCTCGTTGCGCAACCGCACCCGGGTGAACTCCGGTGCGGAATTGTGCGGATCCTCATGTGGTGCCAATCCGAGATCGGTACACATTTGCCTGGTCACCGCCCGTCGCACGCCGAGCAGTGGCCTGCCCCACGGATCGGCGAAGGCGGCCATCCCCTGGATCGATCGCCCACCCGAACCGCGTGCGAGCCCGAGCAGCACGGTTTCGGCCTGGTCATCAAGGGTGTGCCCGAGCAGCACCGGCAATTCACCCCGTGCCGCGTCCAATGCCGCGTACCGCGCCTGCCGCGCGGCGGCCTCCAATCCGCCGTTACTGCCGACGTCGACCGGCAGCACGTGCGCCGAACGACAGCCCAACGCCAACGCTGTCGCCGCGGCCTCGGCAGCTACCCTGCCGGATCCGGATTGCAGCCGATGATCGACTACCAATGCGTCGACCTGACCGGCCTCCACAACCGTGGCAGCGGTCAGCGCCAGCGAATCCGCACCGCCGGACAGCGCGACCGCGACACCTCGCGCGGCATCCGGCGCGTACTCGGCCAGCCAGCCGCGCACCGCGTGCCGCACTACCAGCACGGCCTCGGTCTCGGGGAGTCGCCGCGGATTTCCGGGCGTCGCTCCTGCCGCACGGCTCATACCGGGAGACTACCGACCGCCGCATCCCCCGCCTCGTCATCCCCTATCCGAGCACCCGGGCGACCCAGCGCTGCGGATCCTCGATTTCGGCTGGGCGGGGAAGGGTTTCGGCGTTGGTCCAGACGGTGTTGAACTGTGCCATTCCGACGCGCTCCACGACGGCGTCGACGAACGCCTTGCCGCGGACGTACTGGGCGACCTTCGCGTCCACCCCGAGCAGTGCGCGCAGAATGCGCTGCAGCGGGTTGGTGGGGCGCTTGCGGCGTTGGTCGAAGGCGGCGCGGATGTGTTCGACCGTGGGGATGACGGCCGGACCGACGGCGTCCATCACATGGTCGGCATGGCCCTCCAGCAGTGTGCCGAGCATCAGCAGCCGGTCCAGCGCCTCGCGCTGCGGTGGCGCCTGGGTGGCGCGCAGCAGACCGACCACACCGCGCGAATTCGGATCGTCGGCGCCGCCGCGGCGACGGTCGCGGACCTCCTCGACAAGTCGGCCGAGCATATCGGCCAGCGGTTCGTCACCGGCCTCGCCGAGAGTCTCGACATTGGCGCGCATGTAGTCGGCCAGCCACGGTGCGGAGGAGAACTGCACTCGGTGGGTCACCTCGTGCAGGCAGACCCAGAAGCGGAAGTCGGCGGGCGCGACGCCCAGTGCGCGTTCCACGGCCATGATGTTGGGCGCCACCAGCAGCAACGTGCCGTCGGGCCCGGTGAACGGGTCGTACTGGCCGAGGATCGCGGTGGACAGGAACGCCAGCATCGCGCCCGCCTGCACACCCGCGGGTTTGCCGGACAGCAGGCCCTTGTCGGTCGACTCCGCGCCGGTGCCGGTCAGCTGCGACATCGAGTCGGCGGCCGCGCTGATCCAGCCGGGCCGATCCACCACGCGGGCCGACGGCACCGGTTGGTCATCGAGCAGACCGCTCACCTCGCGAACCGGGCCCTCCGCCCGCACCGACGCATCGGCGAGTTCGCCGACCACCTGCTCGGCCGAATAGCGTGAGGTCCGCGGGCCGGGCGGCACCAGGGCCGCACCGGTGCGCGCGGCAAGTCGCCAGTCGACGGCACCGGAGAATCCGGAGCGTCTCCGCTCGGCCGCAGGCTCCGCGGCCGAATCGACCGCGGGCGCATCGGCCCGTTTATCAACGCCTTCGAACATGGTCAACCACCCGTCACGAGCATCCACAATTACGCAGCGTGCCGGCGATGGCGTCCAATGCGGGCCGACTCAGCTCCGGTGGCCGATCGTTCGACATCAATGCGAAGGTCAATACCCGCCCGTCGCTGTCCAGCACATAACCGACCAACGTGCTCGCCACCGAGAGAGTTCCGGTCTTGGCCCGCACCCAGCCCGCACCGCCTCGGTTCTGCGTGACATAGCGGCTGCTCAGCGAACCAGTCGCACCGGCGATCGGCAGATCGTCGAGCAACGGCGCCAAAGTGACCGCGAGCCGGTCGGTTTCGGGCCTGGCCTTGGTATTGCTCGGC is part of the Nocardia sp. NBC_00565 genome and encodes:
- the hpt gene encoding hypoxanthine phosphoribosyltransferase produces the protein MYEGDIASVLITEEEIAAKTLELAELIAKRYPVGAPEGDLLLVGVLKGAIFFMTDLAKALPIPTQMEFMAVSSYGSSTSSSGVVRIMKDLDKDIAGRNVLIVEDIIDSGLTLSWLKRNLSTRNPASLEVVTLLRKPDALRTHVDVAHVGFDIPNEFVVGYGLDYAERYRDLPYIGTLEPKVYGG
- the tilS gene encoding tRNA lysidine(34) synthetase TilS: MSRAAGATPGNPRRLPETEAVLVVRHAVRGWLAEYAPDAARGVAVALSGGADSLALTAATVVEAGQVDALVVDHRLQSGSGRVAAEAAATALALGCRSAHVLPVDVGSNGGLEAAARQARYAALDAARGELPVLLGHTLDDQAETVLLGLARGSGGRSIQGMAAFADPWGRPLLGVRRAVTRQMCTDLGLAPHEDPHNSAPEFTRVRLRNEVLPLLEDVLGGGVAGALARTAEQLRADGAVLDVLADELLRAASTDQTSARTRADATSHTDGAASNGPTLSIETLATAPAALRRRAIRAWLLAGGAKALTNKHLQAVDELVTAWRGQGGVAVGGGGPGSRLVAAREHGRLTLRPRTG
- a CDS encoding zinc-dependent metalloprotease codes for the protein MFEGVDKRADAPAVDSAAEPAAERRRSGFSGAVDWRLAARTGAALVPPGPRTSRYSAEQVVGELADASVRAEGPVREVSGLLDDQPVPSARVVDRPGWISAAADSMSQLTGTGAESTDKGLLSGKPAGVQAGAMLAFLSTAILGQYDPFTGPDGTLLLVAPNIMAVERALGVAPADFRFWVCLHEVTHRVQFSSAPWLADYMRANVETLGEAGDEPLADMLGRLVEEVRDRRRGGADDPNSRGVVGLLRATQAPPQREALDRLLMLGTLLEGHADHVMDAVGPAVIPTVEHIRAAFDQRRKRPTNPLQRILRALLGVDAKVAQYVRGKAFVDAVVERVGMAQFNTVWTNAETLPRPAEIEDPQRWVARVLG